One Primulina huaijiensis isolate GDHJ02 chromosome 5, ASM1229523v2, whole genome shotgun sequence DNA segment encodes these proteins:
- the LOC140976586 gene encoding protein PHYTOCHROME KINASE SUBSTRATE 4-like, with protein MESQNLVKSFKYNSPQQPIFSVIESPLRYRSLPQNNPTPFKEIFFPSYFQPKDPKKVSQGNETGCTIDDSEISIFDAQKYFSENNEAEDIKKPPQQQITAHNMLSVPRLSSVSSADGYGRNYRTRSFHATPTASSEASWNSQTGLLANPPGSMAVSLRNLPSDMRSKKGNPAAKKWSFCRKCCCSGKNSVKVKEATSDADIRGAAVIHNDMGNLAKTSYSYAKSGQSRDEKAPANMPQKISIPNVEMALQQKATAPNYPLQLPPEKKFSPTDPPRQQRVSPSGRPFGDANAAAFTFPILNSSIQTTKPAGFKAMITKSVINPLEDPPRDSLEVFQPVHDPMSISRTPDFNPGSPMARLSNMDDDMYSDASSDLFEIESFSTQSNSYQMYRGRDSLDDEAPAFRFASARCMISSNNNNLHGRRSMDEPPTPSVAGTECYTPSEVSIDWSVTTAEGFDRASVTNFSISASEIGNVAFLHKRLQEEASGGDGGKRKGNGLLLMSCRQEKSVSVGPQPVKCSVPEGPPLFPLGISGGAGHVGGRPPRANKLPLGSSHSARLSLAFAA; from the coding sequence ATGGAGTCACAAAATTTAGTAAAGAGTTTCAAGTACAATTCACCACAGCAACCAATCTTTAGTGTCATAGAATCTCCTCTCCGGTACAGATCCTTACCTCAAAACAATCCTACACCCTTTAAGGAGATATTCTTTCCTTCATATTTCCAACCCAAAGATCCGAAAAAAGTTTCCCAAGGAAATGAAACAGGTTGTACCATTGATGACTCAGAAATAAGCATTTTCGATGCACAGAAGTATTTCAGTGAAAACAATGAAGCCGAAGACATTAAAAAACCACCACAACAGCAAATCACAGCTCACAATATGCTATCGGTTCCAAGATTGTCATCGGTTTCTTCCGCAGATGGATATGGCAGGAATTATCGGACAAGATCATTTCATGCCACGCCCACGGCCTCGTCCGAGGCTAGCTGGAACAGCCAAACAGGCTTGTTGGCAAATCCTCCAGGTTCAATGGCTGTTTCTTTAAGGAATTTGCCTTCTGATATGCGTAGCAAAAAAGGGAATCCCGCTGCCAAGAAATGGAGTTTTTGTCGAAAGTGCTGCTGCAGCGGCAAGAATTCCGTTAAGGTTAAGGAAGCAACCTCGGACGCAGACATCAGGGGAGCTGCTGTGATCCACAACGATATGGGTAACTTGGCGAAAACGAGTTACTCGTATGCTAAAAGTGGTCAGAGCCGTGACGAGAAAGCGCCAGCAAACATGCCACAGAAGATTTCAATACCTAACGTCGAAATGGCGCTCCAGCAGAAAGCAACGGCTCCGAATTACCCTTTACAGCTCCCTCCAGAGAAAAAATTTTCCCCCACTGATCCGCCCCGCCAGCAACGTGTATCTCCATCAGGAAGGCCGTTTGGTGACGCCAACGCTGCTGCTTTCACCTTCCCTATCCTCAATTCATCAATCCAGACGACAAAGCCAGCAGGTTTCAAGGCCATGATTACAAAATCAGTCATCAATCCCCTGGAAGATCCACCTCGCGACTCGTTGGAAGTTTTCCAACCGGTGCACGATCCCATGTCTATTTCTAGAACTCCCGACTTCAATCCAGGAAGCCCCATGGCGCGCCTCTCGAACATGGATGACGATATGTACAGTGACGCGAGCTCTGATTTGTTCGAGATCGAAAGCTTCTCGACACAATCCAATTCTTACCAAATGTATCGTGGGAGGGATTCTCTGGACGACGAAGCTCCAGCGTTTAGGTTTGCATCCGCCAGATGTATGATTAGCAGCAACAATAATAATCTGCATGGAAGAAGAAGCATGGATGAGCCACCAACGCCGAGTGTTGCGGGAACAGAATGCTACACACCGAGTGAAGTCAGCATCGATTGGAGCGTGACCACCGCAGAAGGCTTTGACAGAGCAAGCGTCACCAATTTCTCCATCTCCGCTTCGGAAATAGGCAACGTGGCGTTTCTCCACAAGAGGCTGCAAGAAGAAGCTTCTGGAGGCGACGGCGGGAAGAGGAAGGGAAATGGCCTCCTGCTAATGAGCTGTCGGCAAGAGAAATCGGTCAGCGTGGGTCCGCAGCCGGTGAAATGCTCAGTGCCGGAAGGCCCGCCATTGTTCCCATTGGGTATATCCGGTGGTGCGGGGCATGTGGGTGGTAGGCCACCGAGAGCGAATAAGCTGCCATTAGGAAGCTCTCATTCGGCACGGCTGTCCCTTGCTTTTGCGGCATGA